The following proteins are co-located in the Longimicrobium terrae genome:
- the purL gene encoding phosphoribosylformylglycinamidine synthase subunit PurL, which produces MPVTPRPGDPAITPELVAEHGISEYEYKLILDILGREPSYTELGVFSAMWSEHCGYKNSRPLLRKLPTTAPWVLQGPGENAGVIDVGDGLAVAFKIESHNHPSAVEPYQGAATGVGGILRDVFTMGARPIAVLNSLRFGEIDGAEGDRVRYLVGGVVKGIGDYGNCVGIPTVGGEVYFDAAYEGNPLVNAMAIGLMKTDELIRGVASGVGNPIMAVGSKTGRDGIHGATFASAELSEESEAKRPMVQVGDPFTEKLLLEASLELIRSGHIVGIQDMGAAGLVSSSTEMAARGGTGVDIEITTVPVRERGMTPYEILLSETQERMLVVAHEGREEDVRAILGRWDLDAEVIGHVTDTGRYVIRENGVVVVDIPGEPLVDACPTYTREGVESAEIAALRAEDVRAIAPRAEEADPTWTLRALLDSPTIASKRWVYEQYDSTVRTNTVVGPGSDAAVLRLRGTNRGIAATVDCNSRYVYLNPHRGGQIAVAEAARNLACSGALPRAVTDNLNFGNPLKPEVYYQLSESLRGIGEACTAFQTPITGGNVSLYNENPLGAIYPTPTIGMVGVIDNIDHVMTAPFRGEGDAIVLLGANTDELGGSEYLKVVHGRVAGDAPAVSLDGENALRTAVLALIAGDMIRSAHDTAEGGLAVALAECAIANPAAPLGMDVELDDELPGNALLFGEAQGRVVVSCAADGVDAVLALAAEHGVPAKRIGTVGAPFGTFAIRTAAGTVEAAAGELAEIYERAIPRRMDGTPADVETSLESMVQNGME; this is translated from the coding sequence GTGCCCGTAACGCCCCGCCCCGGAGACCCGGCCATCACCCCCGAACTGGTGGCCGAGCACGGGATCAGCGAATACGAATACAAGCTGATCCTCGACATCCTGGGCCGCGAGCCCAGCTACACCGAACTGGGCGTGTTCAGCGCGATGTGGTCGGAGCACTGCGGTTACAAGAACAGCCGCCCCCTCCTTCGCAAGCTGCCCACGACCGCGCCCTGGGTGCTTCAGGGCCCCGGTGAAAACGCCGGCGTCATCGACGTGGGCGACGGTCTCGCGGTCGCCTTCAAGATCGAATCGCACAATCATCCCAGCGCCGTGGAGCCGTACCAGGGCGCCGCGACGGGGGTGGGCGGCATTCTGCGCGACGTCTTCACCATGGGCGCGCGGCCGATCGCCGTGCTCAATTCGCTGCGCTTCGGCGAGATCGACGGCGCGGAGGGCGACCGGGTGCGCTACCTGGTGGGCGGTGTCGTGAAGGGGATCGGCGATTACGGCAACTGCGTCGGCATCCCCACGGTCGGCGGCGAGGTGTACTTCGACGCGGCGTACGAGGGCAATCCGCTGGTGAACGCCATGGCCATCGGGTTGATGAAGACGGATGAACTGATCCGCGGCGTGGCATCCGGCGTGGGCAATCCCATCATGGCCGTGGGATCCAAGACGGGGCGCGACGGCATTCACGGCGCCACCTTCGCCAGCGCGGAGCTGAGCGAGGAGAGCGAGGCCAAGCGCCCGATGGTGCAGGTGGGCGATCCGTTCACGGAAAAGCTTCTCCTGGAAGCGTCGCTGGAGCTCATCCGCTCCGGCCACATCGTCGGCATTCAGGACATGGGCGCGGCGGGGCTCGTCTCCTCCAGCACCGAGATGGCGGCGCGCGGCGGCACGGGCGTGGACATCGAGATCACCACCGTCCCCGTCCGCGAGCGCGGCATGACGCCGTACGAGATCCTGCTGAGCGAAACGCAGGAGCGCATGCTCGTCGTCGCTCACGAAGGGCGTGAAGAGGACGTTCGGGCGATCCTGGGCCGCTGGGATCTGGATGCGGAAGTGATCGGCCACGTGACGGACACGGGACGCTACGTGATCCGCGAAAACGGTGTCGTGGTCGTCGACATCCCCGGCGAGCCGCTGGTGGACGCCTGCCCCACGTACACGCGCGAGGGCGTGGAATCCGCCGAGATCGCCGCGCTGCGTGCGGAGGACGTGCGCGCCATCGCGCCGCGCGCGGAAGAGGCGGACCCCACGTGGACGCTGCGCGCGCTGCTGGATTCGCCGACCATCGCCAGCAAGCGCTGGGTCTACGAGCAGTACGACAGCACCGTGCGGACGAACACCGTGGTGGGGCCGGGCAGCGACGCGGCGGTCCTGCGCCTGCGCGGCACCAACCGCGGCATCGCGGCCACGGTGGACTGCAACAGCCGCTACGTGTATCTGAATCCGCACCGCGGCGGCCAGATCGCCGTGGCCGAGGCGGCGCGCAATCTGGCGTGCAGCGGCGCCCTGCCCCGCGCGGTGACGGACAACCTGAACTTCGGCAATCCGCTCAAGCCCGAAGTCTACTATCAGCTCAGCGAGTCGCTGCGCGGCATCGGGGAGGCGTGCACCGCCTTTCAGACGCCCATCACCGGCGGCAACGTGAGCCTGTACAACGAGAACCCGCTGGGCGCCATCTACCCCACGCCCACGATCGGGATGGTGGGGGTGATCGACAACATCGACCACGTGATGACGGCGCCGTTCCGCGGCGAGGGCGACGCGATCGTCCTTCTCGGCGCCAACACGGATGAGCTGGGCGGGAGCGAGTACCTGAAGGTGGTGCACGGCCGCGTGGCCGGCGACGCGCCCGCGGTGAGCCTGGACGGCGAGAATGCGCTGCGCACCGCCGTCCTCGCGCTGATCGCGGGCGACATGATCCGCTCGGCGCACGACACCGCGGAAGGCGGCCTGGCCGTGGCCCTGGCGGAATGCGCCATCGCCAACCCCGCCGCGCCGCTGGGCATGGACGTGGAACTGGATGACGAACTGCCCGGCAACGCGCTGCTCTTTGGCGAGGCGCAGGGGCGCGTCGTGGTGAGCTGCGCGGCGGACGGGGTGGACGCGGTGCTGGCGCTGGCGGCCGAGCACGGCGTGCCGGCCAAGCGCATCGGCACCGTGGGCGCGCCGTTCGGCACCTTTGCCATCCGCACCGCGGCGGGAACGGTGGAGGCCGCGGCCGGCGAGCTGGCCGAGATCTACGAGCGCGCCATTCCGCGGCGGATGGACGGGACTCCGGCGGACGTGGAAACGTCGCTGGAGAGCATGGTGCAGAACGGGATGGAGTAG
- the purF gene encoding amidophosphoribosyltransferase: MCGIVAVSGNSEAAQLCFLGLYSLQHRGQEAAGIASFDRATGQSHRVRKPGLVSDAIQAKDIAELPGDVAVAHIRYSTAGGAGLKNAQPIRESYRGGPIALVHNGNLTNANLLRDQLFNQGALFQSTIDSEAIVHLIARSRGATPDEQITEALSQLEGAYCVLITVGDTLYAARDPYGYRPLVIGALPGGGLMLASETCALDIAGARYVRDVEPGEFIRIRGGEIETVSRLPQMVAESQPCIFELVYFARPDTQLWGYTVDRARRAFGRRLAQEQGAPGDIVISVPDSANSAAVGYSEQSGIPFELGLIRNHYVGRTFITPTQAGRDFKVRMKFSPVREVLSGKRVVVVDDSLVRGTTSRALVNMLREAGATQVHLRLASPPVRWPCFYGIDMPTREELIASDKTVEEIRAFLGVDSLGYLSPDGMLECVADEGETYCTACFTGDYRAPLVDAQQGFAMSSHC, from the coding sequence ATGTGTGGAATCGTCGCGGTATCCGGGAACTCCGAGGCCGCTCAGCTCTGCTTTCTGGGCCTGTACTCCCTTCAGCACCGCGGGCAGGAAGCCGCGGGCATCGCATCGTTCGACCGCGCCACCGGCCAGAGCCACCGCGTGCGCAAGCCCGGCCTGGTGTCCGACGCCATCCAGGCCAAGGACATCGCCGAACTCCCCGGCGACGTGGCGGTGGCGCACATCCGCTACTCCACGGCGGGCGGCGCGGGGCTCAAGAACGCGCAGCCCATCCGCGAAAGCTACCGCGGCGGCCCCATCGCCCTGGTGCACAACGGCAACCTCACCAACGCCAACCTCCTCCGCGACCAGCTCTTCAACCAGGGCGCGCTGTTCCAGAGCACCATCGACAGCGAAGCGATCGTCCACCTGATCGCCCGTTCCCGCGGCGCCACCCCCGACGAGCAGATCACCGAGGCGCTGTCGCAGCTGGAGGGCGCGTACTGCGTGCTCATCACCGTGGGCGACACGCTGTATGCGGCGCGCGATCCGTACGGCTACCGCCCGCTGGTGATCGGCGCGCTCCCCGGCGGCGGGCTCATGCTGGCCAGCGAGACGTGCGCGCTGGACATCGCGGGCGCGCGCTACGTGCGCGACGTGGAGCCGGGCGAGTTCATCCGCATCCGCGGCGGCGAGATTGAAACGGTGAGCCGGCTACCGCAGATGGTGGCCGAGTCGCAGCCCTGCATCTTTGAACTCGTCTACTTCGCCCGGCCGGACACGCAGCTGTGGGGCTACACGGTGGACCGCGCGCGGCGTGCCTTTGGGCGGCGGCTGGCGCAGGAGCAGGGGGCGCCAGGCGACATCGTCATCTCCGTTCCCGACAGCGCCAACTCGGCCGCGGTGGGATACAGCGAGCAGAGCGGCATCCCGTTCGAGCTGGGGTTGATTCGCAATCACTACGTGGGGCGCACCTTCATCACCCCCACGCAGGCCGGGCGCGACTTCAAGGTGCGGATGAAGTTCAGCCCCGTGCGCGAGGTGCTGAGCGGCAAGCGCGTGGTGGTGGTGGACGACTCGCTGGTGCGCGGAACCACCAGCCGCGCGCTGGTGAACATGCTGCGCGAGGCGGGCGCCACGCAGGTGCACCTGCGCCTGGCCTCGCCGCCGGTGCGCTGGCCCTGCTTCTACGGCATCGACATGCCCACCCGCGAGGAGCTGATCGCCTCCGACAAGACGGTGGAGGAGATCCGCGCCTTTCTGGGCGTGGACTCGCTGGGCTACCTGTCGCCGGACGGGATGCTGGAGTGCGTGGCGGACGAGGGCGAAACGTACTGCACCGCCTGCTTCACGGGCGACTACCGCGCCCCACTGGTGGACGCGCAGCAAGGCTTCGCGATGAGCAGCCACTGCTGA
- a CDS encoding DUF6036 family nucleotidyltransferase, whose amino-acid sequence MNRTDLEIALERLGGRCPDDCEIVLAGGSALVLGGYIDRGTSDGDVIHADPRLADLKRHIAAVAEELDLAPGWLNDGVKAWAGVLPPDFRDRLEDVGTFGRLRVRRLGRLDLLVMKFLSLRAVDLDDLDELGPTAEEVAFVRGQMGRIAALFPDRALRMSLYLDQGETAGLPDPQSPDR is encoded by the coding sequence ATGAATCGAACTGACCTGGAAATCGCGCTCGAGCGGCTGGGCGGCCGGTGCCCGGACGATTGCGAAATCGTACTCGCCGGCGGATCGGCGCTGGTCCTGGGCGGCTACATCGACCGTGGCACCAGCGACGGCGACGTGATTCACGCGGACCCGCGCCTCGCCGATCTCAAGCGCCACATCGCCGCCGTCGCCGAGGAACTGGATCTTGCGCCTGGATGGCTGAACGACGGCGTGAAAGCGTGGGCCGGCGTGCTGCCGCCCGACTTCCGGGACCGGCTGGAGGACGTGGGTACCTTTGGAAGGCTGCGCGTGCGGCGGCTGGGCCGGCTGGACCTGCTGGTCATGAAGTTCTTGTCCCTCCGAGCCGTGGACCTGGACGACCTGGATGAACTCGGGCCGACCGCGGAGGAAGTCGCCTTCGTGCGGGGCCAGATGGGGCGGATCGCCGCGCTCTTTCCGGACCGCGCGCTGCGAATGTCGCTGTACCTGGATCAGGGTGAGACCGCGGGTCTCCCCGATCCGCAATCACCGGATCGATGA
- a CDS encoding aldo/keto reductase, which produces MKYRTYPGTDIRASEVGFGVWTLAAGWWGDFTDDEAVALLHRAFDLGITLYDTADTYGNGRADSLLARAFADRRGEVTLSAKVGYDFYNNPDVRRGQQEIPHNPDPAFIRFAVEEQLKRLGTDVIDVLAFHNVKEDHVPDDGIWETFQRLQDEGKIRSWGGALGPSNGYLFEGLDLIRERRVRSLQLINNILEPFPGQILTQAAEATGVTGIQVRVTHSSGMLEGRYTPETEFAKNDHRRHRPRSWLINGLQKLESLRWLHEGRGMTIGQAALKWLLASPAVVTTLPNIYNVEQLEEFAAASDLPELTAEDLSRIAELQRTNFGVHEDHMRYKGTMERDGEPLGPVYRYADDGFPGAPAGTRETVAAD; this is translated from the coding sequence ATGAAGTATCGTACCTATCCGGGAACCGACATCCGCGCGTCGGAAGTGGGGTTCGGCGTCTGGACGCTGGCCGCGGGCTGGTGGGGAGACTTTACGGATGACGAGGCCGTGGCGCTGCTGCACCGCGCGTTCGACCTGGGCATCACCCTGTACGACACGGCCGACACGTACGGCAACGGCCGCGCGGACTCGCTGCTGGCCCGTGCGTTCGCCGACCGCCGCGGCGAGGTGACGCTGAGCGCCAAGGTGGGCTACGACTTCTACAACAACCCCGACGTCCGCCGCGGGCAGCAGGAAATTCCGCACAACCCCGATCCGGCGTTCATCCGGTTCGCGGTGGAGGAGCAGCTGAAGCGGCTGGGCACGGACGTGATCGACGTGCTCGCCTTCCACAACGTCAAGGAAGACCACGTTCCCGACGACGGGATCTGGGAAACGTTCCAGCGGCTGCAGGACGAGGGCAAGATCCGCTCGTGGGGCGGCGCCTTGGGGCCGTCCAACGGCTACCTGTTCGAGGGGCTGGACCTGATCCGCGAGCGGCGCGTGCGCAGCCTGCAGCTCATCAACAACATCCTTGAGCCGTTTCCCGGGCAGATCCTGACGCAGGCAGCCGAGGCCACGGGCGTCACCGGCATCCAGGTGCGCGTGACGCACTCGTCGGGGATGCTGGAGGGCCGCTACACGCCGGAAACCGAGTTCGCCAAGAACGACCACCGGCGGCACCGTCCGCGCTCGTGGCTCATCAACGGGCTGCAGAAGCTGGAATCGCTGCGCTGGCTGCACGAGGGCCGCGGGATGACCATCGGGCAGGCGGCGCTCAAGTGGCTGCTGGCCTCGCCGGCGGTGGTGACGACGCTGCCCAACATCTACAACGTGGAGCAGCTGGAGGAGTTCGCGGCCGCCTCGGACCTGCCGGAGCTGACGGCCGAGGACCTGTCTCGCATCGCCGAGCTGCAGCGCACCAACTTTGGCGTGCACGAGGATCACATGCGCTACAAGGGCACCATGGAACGCGACGGCGAGCCGCTGGGCCCCGTGTACCGCTACGCCGACGACGGCTTCCCCGGCGCCCCCGCCGGCACGCGCGAGACCGTCGCCGCAGACTGA
- a CDS encoding DNA adenine methylase, which yields MTSTDHTKGPPRKRARPANLDHFPSPLRYPGGKGKVANYVKLLFLSNEMVGYDYAEPYAGGASVALSLLFEQYASRVHINDLNPSVFAFWNAVLHDTDSLCARIRDVAVTVDEWHRQKAVQQATDPEQLDLAVSTFFLNRTNRSGIIEGGIIGGKNQTGNWKLDARFNKDDLIRRISKIARQSERITLTRRDAACYLRDVVPTLPRSTFLYLDPPYFVKGRGLYQNFYDPDDHAEISAAMDHVERPWLVSYDAAPEIIRLYGRHSLLTYGLSYSAADRYSGAEVMFFSRGLIRPDVDSPAKVKSRVVSKLRMSLLT from the coding sequence ATGACTAGTACCGACCACACTAAGGGGCCGCCTCGCAAGCGAGCGCGGCCCGCCAACCTCGACCATTTCCCTTCGCCTCTACGTTATCCAGGAGGCAAAGGAAAGGTGGCCAACTACGTCAAACTTCTCTTCCTCTCGAATGAGATGGTTGGCTACGACTACGCAGAGCCGTATGCTGGTGGAGCCAGCGTAGCACTCTCGTTACTCTTCGAACAGTACGCCTCGCGGGTGCATATCAATGACTTGAATCCCAGTGTGTTCGCATTCTGGAATGCTGTGTTGCACGATACGGACTCTCTTTGTGCAAGGATCCGCGACGTCGCAGTCACGGTTGATGAATGGCACCGACAAAAAGCCGTTCAGCAAGCAACTGACCCCGAGCAACTAGATCTCGCGGTTTCCACATTCTTCTTGAATCGGACCAACCGCTCTGGGATCATTGAGGGCGGCATAATCGGGGGAAAAAACCAAACTGGAAACTGGAAGCTTGATGCGCGTTTCAACAAGGATGATCTGATCCGCCGCATCTCAAAGATCGCCCGGCAGAGTGAGCGCATAACACTTACCCGACGTGACGCTGCGTGTTACTTGCGTGACGTGGTACCGACTCTCCCCCGATCGACGTTCTTGTACCTCGACCCCCCGTACTTTGTGAAGGGTCGTGGCCTTTACCAGAACTTTTATGACCCGGACGATCACGCAGAAATTTCTGCCGCTATGGATCATGTAGAACGACCGTGGCTCGTGTCGTACGATGCTGCTCCGGAGATCATTCGTCTTTACGGGCGTCACTCTCTTCTGACATACGGCCTTTCCTATAGCGCAGCCGACCGATATAGCGGGGCTGAAGTGATGTTCTTCAGTCGCGGGTTGATCCGACCTGATGTAGATAGTCCAGCCAAGGTTAAGTCACGCGTCGTGAGCAAGTTGCGCATGAGTCTCCTGACGTAG
- a CDS encoding emp24/gp25L/p24 family protein — protein MKSCPFCAEEIQDAAVLCRFCGQSLASASPALADTPPASLALAAEPVTAQASASTPLHAPASAGAPAVAGRAFAARPAKPARERRSVVNTAALVAAILLGGVGGGFGMGQLPAVQQSAASLMAGFVASPVRAAAPARAPRAAPRRPPPPIHLNLVRSQTLDLDAGQYVAFQFYLPAERVCTVTGHLAGLEGGNRDVDLFIVDDDGLANFENSREFLPLIGVKKTAAYALRERMKVGRYHVVVSNRFSLFTGKRVQLDAFRAECVVPPNASS, from the coding sequence ATGAAGTCGTGCCCGTTCTGCGCGGAAGAGATTCAGGACGCCGCCGTGCTGTGCCGCTTCTGCGGACAGTCGCTGGCCTCCGCCTCGCCCGCTCTCGCTGACACCCCGCCCGCTTCCCTCGCGCTCGCCGCCGAGCCGGTGACCGCGCAGGCGTCTGCATCGACGCCGTTGCATGCGCCGGCCTCCGCCGGTGCGCCGGCCGTGGCGGGTCGCGCGTTCGCGGCGCGTCCCGCGAAGCCGGCGCGCGAGCGGCGGTCCGTGGTGAACACGGCGGCGCTGGTCGCGGCCATCCTGCTGGGCGGCGTGGGCGGCGGGTTCGGGATGGGGCAGCTTCCCGCGGTGCAGCAGTCCGCGGCGTCGCTGATGGCCGGCTTCGTGGCGAGCCCCGTGCGCGCCGCCGCTCCCGCGCGTGCACCCAGGGCCGCGCCGCGTCGTCCGCCGCCGCCCATCCACCTGAACCTGGTGCGGTCGCAGACGCTGGACCTGGACGCCGGCCAGTACGTCGCGTTCCAGTTCTACCTTCCCGCGGAGCGCGTCTGCACGGTCACGGGGCACCTGGCCGGGCTGGAGGGCGGCAACCGCGACGTGGACCTGTTCATCGTGGATGACGACGGGCTGGCGAACTTTGAGAACAGCCGCGAATTTCTGCCGCTGATCGGGGTCAAGAAGACCGCCGCGTACGCGCTGCGCGAACGGATGAAGGTGGGCCGCTACCATGTCGTGGTGTCCAACCGCTTCTCCCTCTTCACCGGCAAGCGCGTGCAGCTGGACGCGTTCCGCGCCGAGTGCGTCGTGCCCCCGAACGCCTCGTCCTGA
- a CDS encoding carboxypeptidase-like regulatory domain-containing protein, which translates to MQRTRTLAHALLMAAGLFGAAAAQAQTLTGRVVDPETGETVPGAMVLLRGEDGMEQRALADSAGAYTIRARRAGTYTVSAERVGYQSTPSAPIVLADGQTVTHPLTAGVRRVVLDAITATGRARRCEGDVRRGPEAQLLWEEARKVVASAALTQQQEELTFVTRLHRRFRRLDNSRPTQSENWTIIAAGKPFTSLTAEQLLARGYVTFDRDSATFQGIDARAILSDAFVQHHCFSVAEAEADKPEMVGLEFMPLRRTREPDVHGVLWLDRASAELRLVEYRFTNLPYRGPVERLGGRLRFERLPNGGWIVRDWIVNAPFLDPTIPLTGELRRPRVRGLVEHGGWVVEIRGTGGVPGATAEGDTDPAPANTGQR; encoded by the coding sequence ATGCAACGCACCCGCACCCTGGCCCACGCACTCCTGATGGCCGCCGGACTGTTCGGCGCCGCGGCCGCGCAGGCGCAGACCCTCACCGGCCGCGTTGTCGATCCCGAAACGGGCGAAACGGTGCCCGGCGCCATGGTTCTGCTGCGCGGGGAAGACGGCATGGAGCAGCGGGCGCTGGCCGACTCGGCGGGCGCGTACACCATCCGGGCGCGGCGGGCCGGCACCTACACCGTTTCCGCCGAGCGCGTGGGCTACCAGTCCACGCCGTCCGCGCCCATCGTTCTGGCCGACGGGCAGACGGTGACCCATCCGCTGACCGCGGGCGTCCGTCGCGTGGTGCTGGACGCCATTACCGCCACCGGCCGCGCACGCCGCTGCGAGGGCGACGTGCGGCGCGGACCCGAGGCGCAGCTGCTGTGGGAGGAAGCGCGCAAGGTGGTCGCCTCCGCCGCGCTGACGCAGCAGCAGGAGGAGCTCACCTTTGTCACCCGCCTGCACCGCCGCTTCAGGCGCCTCGACAATTCCAGGCCCACGCAGTCCGAGAACTGGACCATCATCGCCGCGGGGAAGCCGTTTACGTCACTGACGGCGGAGCAGCTGCTGGCGCGCGGCTACGTCACCTTCGACCGGGATTCCGCGACGTTCCAGGGCATCGACGCGCGGGCCATTCTGAGCGACGCGTTCGTGCAGCATCACTGCTTCAGCGTGGCGGAGGCCGAGGCGGACAAGCCGGAGATGGTGGGGCTGGAGTTCATGCCGCTGCGCAGGACGCGCGAGCCGGACGTTCACGGCGTGCTGTGGCTGGACCGCGCCTCCGCCGAGCTGCGGCTGGTGGAGTACCGGTTCACCAACCTTCCGTACCGCGGCCCGGTGGAGCGGCTGGGCGGGCGGCTGCGGTTTGAGCGGCTGCCGAACGGCGGATGGATCGTGCGCGACTGGATCGTGAACGCGCCCTTTCTGGACCCCACGATTCCGCTGACCGGCGAGCTGCGGCGCCCCCGAGTGCGCGGCCTGGTGGAGCACGGCGGCTGGGTGGTGGAGATCCGGGGGACGGGCGGCGTTCCCGGCGCCACGGCGGAAGGCGACACGGATCCGGCTCCCGCCAACACCGGCCAGCGCTGA
- a CDS encoding carboxypeptidase-like regulatory domain-containing protein, producing MQRTAVPIRILFFAAIVCGGAARAQTVTGRVVDPATGEPVPGAMVLLRGEDGSERRSLADESGEYVIRAQAAGTYTVAAERVGFQSTPSPPIRLADGETVRHELRAGSRRVMLAAITATGRARACQGDVRRGPEAQVLWEEARKVVASAALTGEREGLTFVSRLHRSQLRLNNRTPVRTQEWMATARGRPFHSRSGEELADEGYVVFLRDSTIFQGIDAQAILSDAFVQHHCFSVADGGAERPGMVGLEFMPLRGRVRPDVHGVLWLDRASAELRHVEYRFTNLPYTGPVNRLGGVLRFERLPGGSWIVREWTVTAPLLEDDPYAPIVATARYLRVSALVERGGVVTEIRQGEAPAGTAAAEPAPAEPAPATPPPAR from the coding sequence ATGCAACGCACCGCCGTCCCGATCCGCATCCTGTTCTTCGCCGCCATCGTGTGCGGGGGCGCCGCGCGGGCGCAGACGGTCACCGGCCGCGTGGTGGACCCCGCGACGGGAGAGCCCGTGCCCGGTGCCATGGTGCTGCTGCGCGGCGAAGATGGATCGGAGCGCCGCTCGCTGGCGGACGAATCGGGCGAGTACGTCATCCGGGCGCAGGCGGCGGGGACGTACACCGTGGCGGCGGAGCGCGTGGGCTTTCAATCCACCCCGTCACCGCCCATCCGCCTGGCGGACGGCGAGACGGTGCGCCACGAACTGCGCGCCGGATCGCGCCGGGTGATGCTGGCCGCCATCACCGCCACCGGCCGCGCACGCGCCTGCCAGGGCGACGTGCGGCGCGGGCCCGAGGCGCAGGTGCTGTGGGAAGAGGCGCGCAAGGTGGTGGCCTCGGCGGCGCTGACGGGCGAGCGGGAAGGGCTGACGTTCGTTTCCCGCCTGCACCGCAGCCAGCTGCGGCTGAACAACCGAACCCCGGTGCGCACGCAGGAGTGGATGGCGACAGCGCGGGGCCGGCCGTTCCACTCGCGGTCCGGCGAGGAGCTGGCGGACGAGGGATACGTCGTCTTTCTGCGCGATTCCACCATCTTTCAGGGGATCGACGCGCAGGCGATTCTGAGCGACGCCTTCGTGCAGCATCACTGCTTCAGCGTGGCGGACGGCGGGGCGGAGCGGCCGGGGATGGTGGGGCTGGAGTTCATGCCGCTGCGCGGGCGCGTGCGGCCGGACGTGCACGGGGTGCTGTGGCTGGACCGCGCCTCGGCGGAACTGCGCCACGTGGAGTACCGCTTCACCAACCTTCCGTACACCGGGCCGGTGAACCGGCTGGGCGGCGTGCTGCGGTTCGAACGGCTCCCCGGCGGGTCGTGGATCGTGCGCGAGTGGACGGTGACGGCGCCGCTGCTGGAAGATGATCCGTACGCGCCCATCGTGGCCACGGCCAGATACCTGCGCGTATCCGCGCTGGTGGAGCGCGGCGGCGTCGTCACCGAAATCCGCCAGGGCGAAGCGCCCGCCGGCACCGCCGCCGCGGAACCCGCTCCCGCCGAGCCCGCTCCCGCCACGCCTCCTCCCGCGCGCTGA
- a CDS encoding TetR/AcrR family transcriptional regulator, whose amino-acid sequence MTQTTPRRSSDATRQQILAAAFAEFYRNGFQGGSLNHIVEAAGVTKGALFHHFAGKQELGYAVVDEIIQPLLMNRWIAAVHDSDDPIRDLKTAFRRYIREDIGSGSWLNGCPLNNLAQEMSPLDEGFRSRIDRLYATWRTAFATALADGARRGTVRAWADPADAAALIVVAQMGIWGTGKYSRDEVLMVRAGEALCDYLDTLAA is encoded by the coding sequence ATGACGCAGACGACTCCCCGGCGCAGCAGCGACGCCACGCGCCAGCAGATTCTGGCGGCGGCCTTTGCGGAGTTCTACCGCAACGGATTCCAGGGCGGCAGCCTGAACCACATCGTGGAGGCCGCGGGCGTCACCAAGGGCGCGCTGTTCCACCACTTCGCGGGCAAGCAGGAGCTTGGCTACGCTGTGGTGGACGAGATCATCCAACCGCTGCTGATGAACCGCTGGATCGCGGCCGTGCACGATTCCGACGATCCCATCCGGGACCTCAAGACCGCGTTCCGCCGCTACATCCGCGAGGACATCGGCAGCGGTTCGTGGCTCAACGGGTGCCCGCTGAACAACCTGGCGCAGGAGATGTCGCCGCTGGACGAGGGGTTCCGTTCCCGGATCGACCGGCTGTACGCCACGTGGCGTACAGCGTTCGCAACCGCGCTGGCGGATGGCGCCCGGCGCGGCACCGTGCGCGCCTGGGCCGACCCCGCGGACGCGGCGGCGCTCATCGTGGTGGCGCAGATGGGGATCTGGGGCACCGGCAAGTACTCGCGCGACGAGGTGCTGATGGTGCGCGCCGGCGAGGCGCTCTGCGATTACCTCGACACACTGGCCGCCTGA
- a CDS encoding DoxX family protein: MTTQAIPHDTVLSSSAAGRSRGALWAGRVLFIIPVLFLLMDGTMKLFQPAPVVEAMEQLGFAAGLAPVLGVILLACLALYLVPRTAVLGAVLLTAYLGGAIATHVRVGNPLFSHVLFPVYLAVMIWGALCLRDARVRALLLAEPAR; encoded by the coding sequence ATGACTACGCAGGCCATTCCCCACGACACGGTGCTCTCCTCTTCCGCCGCCGGCCGGTCGCGCGGCGCGCTGTGGGCGGGGCGCGTGCTGTTCATCATCCCCGTGCTGTTTCTGCTGATGGACGGCACGATGAAGCTGTTTCAGCCCGCGCCGGTGGTGGAAGCGATGGAGCAGCTTGGATTTGCCGCGGGGCTGGCGCCGGTGCTGGGGGTGATTCTGCTGGCCTGCCTGGCGCTGTACCTGGTGCCCAGGACGGCGGTGCTGGGCGCGGTTCTGCTCACCGCGTACCTGGGCGGCGCCATCGCCACGCACGTGCGGGTTGGCAATCCGCTGTTTTCGCACGTGCTCTTTCCCGTGTACCTGGCCGTCATGATCTGGGGCGCGCTCTGCCTGCGCGACGCCCGGGTACGCGCCCTTCTGCTCGCGGAGCCCGCCCGATGA